In the Terriglobales bacterium genome, one interval contains:
- a CDS encoding peptidyl-prolyl cis-trans isomerase: protein MIIIENLCAQSKPGADCKTVITKSEFERILAAIRPNLPPDARQQVAKKYVELLTFAEKAEHAGLDKSPEFREQLRLMRMQALAGAYGRHLQEKYAKAPDAEVEKYYQDNKPAYDEVTLKRIYIPKPATGGEKKPPLDEAAAKAMAEKIQARAVAGEDFDKLQAEADAAANPDASKGSAPTSTLGARRRGQLPPSHESAIFELGSGKVSPLLEEPSGYFIYKVESKQLLPLEQVKGQIARQLEEQKLRDAIQRTVSSVKATYNEKYFKVPTAPEAAPSQPSTPPK from the coding sequence GTGATCATCATCGAGAACCTCTGCGCCCAATCCAAACCGGGCGCCGACTGCAAGACGGTGATCACGAAGAGTGAGTTCGAGCGGATCCTGGCCGCCATCCGGCCCAACCTGCCTCCCGACGCACGCCAGCAGGTGGCAAAGAAATACGTGGAGCTGCTGACATTTGCCGAAAAAGCGGAGCACGCGGGCCTGGATAAGTCCCCGGAATTCCGGGAACAGCTCCGGTTGATGCGGATGCAAGCGCTCGCGGGTGCGTATGGCCGCCATCTACAGGAGAAGTACGCCAAGGCTCCCGATGCCGAGGTCGAAAAGTACTACCAGGACAACAAGCCGGCGTACGACGAAGTCACGCTGAAACGCATCTATATCCCCAAGCCGGCCACCGGTGGCGAGAAGAAACCCCCGTTGGATGAAGCCGCTGCCAAGGCGATGGCGGAGAAGATCCAGGCGCGGGCGGTGGCGGGCGAGGATTTCGACAAGTTGCAGGCCGAGGCTGACGCCGCCGCCAACCCCGATGCTTCGAAAGGCAGTGCGCCGACGTCTACGCTGGGGGCGCGGCGCCGCGGGCAGCTTCCGCCCTCGCATGAAAGCGCGATCTTCGAACTGGGGTCCGGCAAGGTCTCGCCCCTGCTGGAAGAGCCGTCCGGCTACTTCATCTACAAGGTCGAAAGCAAGCAGCTGCTGCCGCTAGAGCAGGTGAAGGGCCAGATCGCGCGCCAACTCGAAGAGCAGAAGCTGCGCGACGCCATCCAGCGGACCGTCAGCTCGGTGAAGGCAACCTACAACGAAAAGTATTTCAAAGTGCCAACAGCGCCGGAAGCGGCGCCGAGCCAACCTTCAACCCCGCCGAAATAG
- a CDS encoding DMT family transporter, translating to MPAERHPLRGYLAIAGAAFCWGGAATLGKLVFTGRLLGGAVSPINPLILAQTRTTFSLLVLAPLLLMLRGRSGLSLPRADVALCFIVGVVGVAASNFLYYFAIEKTTVATAIILQYTAPVWVLLYLVARRQQRATLPRVLSVAAAVAGCALAIGVIGGQARLRLNTLGVLAAEGAALSFAFYNVFGHGLVARFDRWRVLTYVLLGAVLFWLVVNPPWKIAAAHYSGAQWAFLFVFACVSVLLPFSLYFAGLQYLDATRAIVTSCLEPVFAILFAATFVAERLLPWQIFGVVLVVVATVIVQLPERRGEAPATDPTLAMGE from the coding sequence TTGCCCGCTGAGCGACACCCGCTGCGCGGATACCTGGCGATCGCCGGAGCGGCGTTCTGCTGGGGGGGCGCCGCCACCCTCGGCAAGCTGGTATTCACCGGCCGCCTGCTCGGTGGCGCAGTGAGTCCGATCAACCCCTTGATCCTGGCCCAGACCCGCACTACGTTCTCTCTCCTGGTCCTCGCACCCCTGCTGCTGATGCTGCGGGGAAGATCGGGGCTTTCTCTGCCGCGAGCGGATGTGGCGCTATGCTTCATCGTCGGCGTGGTGGGCGTCGCCGCCTCGAATTTCCTTTATTACTTCGCCATCGAGAAGACCACGGTCGCCACCGCCATCATCCTGCAGTACACCGCACCGGTGTGGGTGCTGCTGTACCTGGTGGCGCGGCGACAGCAGCGGGCGACCTTGCCACGCGTGCTGTCGGTCGCGGCGGCGGTCGCGGGCTGTGCGCTGGCCATCGGGGTGATCGGCGGGCAGGCCCGCCTGAGACTGAATACGCTCGGCGTCCTCGCCGCCGAGGGAGCGGCCCTGTCGTTCGCTTTCTACAACGTCTTCGGACACGGGCTGGTCGCGCGTTTCGACCGCTGGCGCGTTCTCACCTACGTACTTCTTGGCGCCGTCTTGTTCTGGCTGGTCGTCAACCCCCCGTGGAAGATCGCGGCGGCCCACTACTCCGGCGCGCAGTGGGCGTTCCTGTTCGTCTTCGCCTGCGTCTCCGTGCTGCTCCCGTTCTCGTTGTATTTTGCCGGGCTGCAGTATCTCGACGCGACTCGCGCCATTGTCACCAGCTGTCTGGAGCCGGTCTTTGCCATCCTGTTCGCGGCGACCTTCGTTGCCGAGCGGCTCTTGCCGTGGCAGATATTCGGGGTCGTGCTGGTGGTGGTAGCGACGGTGATCGTGCAACTGCCGGAGCGGCGAGGCGAGGCTCCCGCCACCGATCCCACACTGGCTATGGGCGAGTGA
- a CDS encoding cation diffusion facilitator family transporter, whose amino-acid sequence MVSPSGQLAVEGMRAEKRAVALNSVLAAIGITLLKVVVGISTGSLGILSEAAHSGLDLIAAVITFFSVRVSDKPADADHQYGHGKVENFSAFIETGLLLLTCVWIVYEAIKRLFFKHVEIEASLAAFAVMFVSIGLDAWRSRALRRVALKYDSQALQADALHFSTDIWSSSVVILGLVLVELGHPNRLDLPWLRDADPIAALFVAGVVVYVSWRLARQTIDALLDAAPSGVRTKMIEEVAGLDGVLGVDRARIRRAGNRYFADLSIALRRNLTFQRSQQVVDAATSAVLRILPAADVVVHPIAREVRGENIFDRIRGVAARNNFNVHDVSVQDLGGRLHVEQHLELDERMALKDAHDTVTRLEAEIRESVPEVSSILTHIESEPATIETPDAVMVDSGLENKLKTIVTQFPEILDAHEFTFKKVGERLYLSCHCTMPDSLPLARVHDVSTALEIRFKQAAPELFKVLIHTEPLTDNRR is encoded by the coding sequence ATGGTCAGCCCGTCGGGTCAGCTCGCAGTGGAGGGCATGCGCGCCGAGAAGCGCGCGGTGGCGCTGAATTCCGTCCTGGCCGCTATCGGGATCACGCTGCTGAAGGTGGTCGTCGGCATCAGTACCGGCAGCCTGGGCATCCTCTCGGAAGCGGCCCATTCCGGGCTCGACTTGATCGCGGCCGTCATCACCTTTTTCTCCGTCCGGGTCTCCGACAAGCCCGCCGATGCGGACCACCAATACGGCCACGGGAAGGTCGAGAATTTTTCCGCCTTCATCGAGACCGGCCTGCTGCTGCTGACCTGCGTCTGGATCGTCTATGAGGCGATCAAGCGCCTGTTCTTCAAGCACGTGGAGATCGAGGCCAGCCTCGCCGCCTTTGCCGTGATGTTCGTATCCATCGGGCTCGATGCCTGGAGGTCGCGCGCGCTCCGCCGGGTGGCCCTGAAGTATGACAGCCAGGCCCTGCAAGCCGACGCCCTGCACTTCAGCACCGACATCTGGTCGAGTTCGGTAGTCATCCTCGGCCTGGTGCTGGTGGAACTCGGCCACCCCAACCGCCTAGACCTGCCGTGGCTGCGCGACGCCGACCCCATCGCGGCGCTCTTCGTGGCCGGGGTCGTGGTGTACGTGAGCTGGCGCCTGGCGCGGCAGACCATCGACGCCCTGCTCGACGCCGCTCCGTCGGGAGTCCGGACGAAGATGATCGAAGAGGTCGCAGGGCTCGACGGTGTGCTGGGGGTGGACCGCGCCCGCATTCGGCGCGCCGGCAACCGCTACTTCGCCGACCTCTCCATCGCCCTGCGCCGCAACCTCACCTTCCAGCGGTCGCAGCAGGTGGTGGACGCAGCCACCTCCGCGGTTCTGCGCATCCTCCCCGCCGCCGATGTGGTCGTCCATCCAATCGCGCGAGAAGTAAGGGGCGAGAACATCTTCGACCGCATCCGTGGAGTGGCGGCGCGCAACAACTTCAACGTCCACGATGTCAGCGTCCAGGACCTCGGCGGCCGTCTCCACGTGGAGCAGCACCTGGAACTGGATGAGCGCATGGCGCTGAAGGACGCCCACGATACGGTCACCCGCCTCGAAGCGGAGATCCGCGAGAGCGTTCCCGAGGTCTCGTCGATCCTGACCCACATCGAGAGCGAGCCCGCCACCATCGAGACTCCGGATGCGGTCATGGTGGATTCCGGCCTGGAGAACAAGCTGAAGACCATCGTGACCCAATTCCCGGAGATCCTTGACGCCCACGAGTTCACCTTCAAGAAGGTCGGCGAGCGCTTGTACCTTTCCTGCCACTGCACCATGCCGGACTCGCTGCCCCTGGCGCGCGTGCACGACGTCTCCACCGCGCTGGAGATCCGCTTCAAGCAGGCGGCGCCCGAGCTCTTCAAGGTACTCATCCACACCGAGCCCCTGACCGACAACCGCCGCTAG
- a CDS encoding OsmC family protein → MVEASAIWMDNERFTVKATSGHAVVVDAGAAKTANSPVELVLEGLCSCTASDVVTILSKKREPFRAVEVHAEAERADSPPKVYTRIKLVYRVRGKVSRKAVEDAVRLSEEKYCSVAAMLQKTARITYSVVLDEK, encoded by the coding sequence ATGGTGGAAGCAAGCGCCATCTGGATGGACAACGAACGATTCACGGTCAAGGCCACGAGCGGCCACGCCGTCGTGGTGGATGCAGGGGCGGCCAAGACCGCCAACAGCCCCGTGGAGCTGGTCCTTGAAGGCCTGTGCTCCTGCACGGCCTCGGACGTGGTCACCATCCTGAGCAAGAAGCGCGAACCTTTTCGGGCGGTCGAGGTGCATGCCGAGGCGGAACGGGCAGACTCTCCTCCCAAGGTCTATACCCGGATCAAGCTGGTGTACCGGGTGCGGGGCAAGGTCAGCAGGAAAGCGGTCGAAGACGCCGTGCGCCTCTCCGAGGAGAAGTACTGCTCGGTCGCCGCCATGCTACAAAAGACCGCGCGCATCACGTATTCTGTGGTGCTGGACGAAAAATGA